From the Theobroma cacao cultivar B97-61/B2 chromosome 2, Criollo_cocoa_genome_V2, whole genome shotgun sequence genome, one window contains:
- the LOC18607746 gene encoding AAA-ATPase At3g50940, which yields MPSVPIPTSFFNGTYQGPSAKVIFSAAASVAATAMLVRSVVREFVPHELRDFMFLKIKNLLASLSSELTLVIEEYDNLNHNLLYKAAELYLEATIPPDTKRIRVTMPRKEGKISLSLEKNQEIIDKFNGVQVKWRFVSKNIRSKYIQGSDPYNPVVKSEILFFDLSFHKKHKEMILNEYMQHILAKAKEMKEKKKTLKLFTLKYEMMPGRNGDMWQSVNLDHPATFQTLAMDSEMKQKIVEDLERFVKRKEYYKRVGKAWKRGYLLFGPPGTGKSSLIAAMANYLNFDIYDLELTEIRGNSELRKLVISTGNKSILVVEDIDCSLELQDRLAQARAAAAQSSRHIRVPQYQLTLSGLLNFIDGLWSSCGDERIIVFTTNHKERLDPALLRPGRMDMHIHMSYCTPCGFKMLASNYLGIPEHPLFLEIEELLEISKVTPAEVGEQLMKDEVPEIVLPGLIEFLEAKLEEGREAEAEAGESQSRVAQAAEVGDKLEDKQGKSKKQEDRGNQQTLMIQ from the exons ATGCCTTCGGTGCCAATACCCACCTCATTTTTCAATGGCACCTACCAAGGTCCCTCAGCCAAGGTCATCTTCTCAGCTGCTGCATCAGTTGCCGCCACTGCCATGCTGGTGCGCTCCGTCGTCAGAGAATTCGTTCCTCACGAGCTGCGAGACTTCATGTTCTTGAAAATCAAGAATCTCCTTGCCTCTTTGTCTTCAGAGCTCACGTTAGTCATCGAAGAATATGATAATCTCAATCATAACCTTCTTTACAAGGCTGCAGAGCTCTATCTTGAGGCCACAATCCCTCCTGACACGAAGAGAATTAGAGTAACCATGccaagaaaagaaggaaagatttCATTGTCCCTTGAAAAGAATCAAGAAATCATTGATAAGTTTAATGGGGTTCAAGTGAAGTGGAGGtttgtttcaaaaaatattcGTTCCAAGTATATTCAAGGATCTGATCCTTACAACCCGGTGGTTAAATCCGAGATTCTGTTCTTCGACCTAAGTTTCCATAAGAAACATAAAGAAATGATCTTGAACGAATATATGCAGCATATATTGGCCaaagcaaaagaaatgaaggagaaaaagaagaccTTGAAGTTATTTACCTTGAAGTACGAGATGATGCCTGGAAGGAATGGGGATATGTGGCAGTCAGTGAATCTTGATCATCCGGCTACTTTTCAAACCCTGGCAATGGATTCAGAGATGAAGCAGAAAATAGTGGAGGATTTGGAGAGATTTGTGAAAAGAAAGGAGTATTACAAGAGGGTAGGCAAGGCTTGGAAAAGGGGGTACTTGTTGTTTGGTCCTCCTGGCACAGGGAAGTCAAGCTTGATTGCTGCCATGGccaattatcttaattttgatatttatgaCTTGGAGTTGACTGAAATCAGAGGGAATTCGGAGCTCAGGAAGTTGGTGATTTCAACTGGGAATAAATCAATACTGGTTGTGGAGGATATTGATTGTTCTCTGGAGTTGCAGGATAGGCTTGCACAAGCCAGGGCTGCGGCAGCACAAAGTTCTCGACATATTCGTGTACCTCAG TATCAGTTGACACTGTCAGGATTGCTGAACTTCATAGATGGGTTATGGTCAAGCTGTGGGGATGAAAGGATTATAGTGTTCACAACCAATCACAAGGAACGGCTTGACCCAGCTTTGCTGCGCCCTGGTCGAATGGATATGCACATCCACATGTCCTACTGCACTCCATGTGGGTTCAAAATGCTGGCTTCCAATTACCTCGGGATTCCAGAGCACCCGCTCTTCTTAGAGATTGAGGAATTGCTAGAGATATCGAAGGTGACCCCTGCAGAAGTAGGTGAGCAGCTGATGAAAGACGAGGTGCCTGAAATTGTGCTACCAGGTCTAATCGAGTTTCTTGAGGCCAAGCTGGAAGAAGGTCGTGAAGCTGAAGCTGAAGCTGGTGAATCACAATCAAGAGTAGCGCAAGCAGCAGAAGTCGGGGACAAGCTAGAAGACAAACAAGGTAAGAGCAAGAAACAGGAAGATAGAGGGAACCAACAAACACTAATGATTCAGTAA
- the LOC18607747 gene encoding protein HYPER-SENSITIVITY-RELATED 4, whose product MFSKNNMPSAQTVVSTAASIAASAMVIQTVARNLLPSELQAYMFKYIKGFFKSFSFQITLVIDEFDGLTGNQIYRAAEIYLGNKISPSTKLYKVSMPEKEINFAVSMANNQETMDTFDGVQFKWRQVTRQVDSNHMAAQGHTYKVRSEIRSFELTFHKKHKDKVLNSYLPFILKESSCLTEEKKTLKLYTLYDYMRRHGGGVWQPIILDHPAKFETLAMNTELKTMIMEDLERFLKRKEYYRRVGKAWKRGYLLYGPPGTGKSSLIAAMANYLNFDIYDLELTDIQTNSDLRRILIATGNRSILVVEDIDCSLELQERQAEPRPVTAFRTNRVSQVRTFQLLPDPISILFLKAFELPPFFIIIINSIGYTIRIAQFHRWALVKLWR is encoded by the coding sequence ATGTTTTCCAAAAACAACATGCCCTCTGCCCAAACAGTTGTGTCAACAGCAGCTTCTATCGCTGCTTCAGCAATGGTTATTCAGACCGTAGCCCGCAACTTGTTACCATCTGAACTTCAAGCTTATATGTTCAAATATATAAAGGGCTTTTTCAAATCGTTTTCCTTTCAGATAACCTTAGTCATCGACGAATTTGATGGTTTAACAGGCAACCAGATCTACAGGGCTGCAGAAATCTATTTAGGAAACAAAATCTCTCCCTCTACCAAACTTTATAAAGTAAGCATGCCAGAAAAGGAGATAAACTTTGCTGTTTCCATGGCGAACAACCAAGAAACGATGGATACTTTTGATGGGGTTCAATTTAAATGGAGGCAGGTTACCAGACAAGTTGACTCCAATCACATGGCAGCTCAAGGTCATACTTACAAGGTCCGATCCGAAATTCGATCTTTTGAGCTTACTTTCCACAAGAAACACAAGGATAAGGTTTTAAACTCCTACTTGCcttttatattaaaagaatCAAGTTGTTTAACAGAAGAGAAGAAAACCTTAAAGCTCTACACTTTGTACGACTATATGCGGAGGCATGGAGGCGGAGTATGGCAACCAATAATCCTTGATCATCCTGCAAAATTTGAAACACTGGCGATGAATACAGAGCTCAAGACCATGATAATGGAAGACCTTGAGAGATTTCTAAAGAGGAAAGAATATTACAGAAGAGTAGGGAAGGCATGGAAACGTGGATATTTGTTATATGGTCCTCCTGGTACAGGAAAATCAAGTTTGATTGCTGCAATGGcaaattatttaaactttGACATTTATGACTTAGAACTCACCGATATTCAAACCAACTCTGATCTGAGGAGAATACTGATCGCCACTGGAAACCGATCAATACTTGTGGTTGAGGATATTGATTGCAGTCTTGAGTTGCAAGAACGACAAGCTGAACCACGACCTGTTACTGCTTTCAGGACTAACAGAGTAAGTCAAGTAAGGACATTTCAACTTCTTCCTGATCCTATCTCTATACTGTTTCTTAAGGCTTTTGAATTGCcccctttttttattattattattaattccaTAGGTTACACTATCAGGATTGCTCAATTTCATCGATGGGCTTTGGTCAAGCTGTGGAGATGA
- the LOC18607748 gene encoding salicylate carboxymethyltransferase, with protein sequence MKVEQVLHMNGGVGKDSYANNSSLQRTVISMVKPKLGESIVELYCAMLPECLKIADLGCSAGPNTLSVVAEIIDIIDETCQRLKYAPPSLQAFLNDLPGNDFNIIFKSLPSFYERLDREKGNEYLGKCFIAGAPGSFYGRLFPDNCLHFVHSSYAIMWLSKAPKELGTETGAAASNKGNICVAKTSLPDVYEAYLEQFKRDFALFLRCRADEIVPGGRMLLTTMGSIRSDDPLTMWEFVGLKLNEMVSEGLIEGEKLESFDLPYYAATTEEVKEVIEAEGSFTLQRLEVFNMDWDAYIKQADSNLDKTARAAIIAKDIRAVGEPILASHFGEDIMDDLFHRFKEDVLEYMEAHKCQYINIVMSLTKKEN encoded by the exons ATGAAGGTAGAGCAAGTCCTTCACATGAACGGGGGAGTGGGAAAAGACAGCTATGCAAATAATTCCTCCCTTCAA AGAACTGTGATATCCATGGTGAAGCCGAAACTTGGAGAAAGCATAGTAGAGCTTTACTGTGCAATGTTGCCAGAGTGCTTGAAGATTGCAGATTTAGGTTGCTCCGCTGGACCCAATACTCTTTCAGTGGTTGCCGAGATCATAGACATCATCGATGAAACATGCCAAAGATTAAAGTATGCCCCGCCTTCTTTGCAAGCATTCTTGAATGATCTTCCTGGAAATGATTTcaacattatttttaagtCATTGCCAAGTTTTTATGAGAGGCTGGACCGAGAGAAAGGAAACGAGTACTTGGGCAAGTGCTTCATAGCAGGAGCTCCTGGGTCTTTCTATGGGAGACTTTTTCCTGATAACTGCTTGCACTTTGTTCATTCTTCTTATGCCATCATGTGGCTCTCTAAG GCACCCAAAGAGTTGGGTACTGAAACGGGGGCAGCTGCATCCAACAAGGGAAACATTTGCGTGGCAAAAACAAGCCTCCCCGATGTGTATGAAGCATACTTGGAGCAATTCAAAAGAGACTTTGCACTGTTTCTGAGGTGTCGTGCTGATGAGATAGTCCCTGGAGGCCGTATGCTCCTAACTACCATGGGCAGCATCAGGAGCGATGATCCCCTTACCATGTGGGAATTTGTTGGATTGAAACTAAATGAAATGGTCTCTGAG GGCTTGATTGAAGGAGAAAAATTGGAGTCTTTCGATTTACCGTACTATGCAGCTACTACAGAAGAAGTTAAGGAAGTGATTGAAGCAGAGGGATCCTTCACTCTGCAAAGGCTTGAGGTTTTCAATATGGATTGGGACGCTTACATAAAGCAAGCTGACAGCAACCTGGATAAGACAGCAAGAGCAGCAATCATTGCTAAGGACATTAGAGCGGTTGGTGAACCCATACTAGCTAGCCACTTTGGGGAAGACATCATGGACGATTTGTTTCACAGGTTTAAAGAGGATGTCCTTGAGTACATGGAGGCACATAAATGTCAGTACATTAACATAGTTATGTCCTTaacaaagaaggaaaattgA
- the LOC18607743 gene encoding AAA-ATPase At3g50940 gives MMLLIVAKVYPIEEPKTVSFDSPVLIRTGKVFSYYFHSLLPTNVVTTPFLHVYIDSISIPRASFFLLLKIRQTFLSLCFFQFFFLFNFLRINKMPSVPIHTSFFNGTYQGPSAKVIFSAAASVAATAMLVRSVVREFVPHELRDFIFLKIKNLLASLSSELTLVIEEYNNLNHNLLYKAAELYLEPTIPPDTKRIRVTMPRKEGKISLSLEKNQEVIDKFNGVQVKWRFVSKDIPSKCIQRSDPYNPVVKSEIRFFELSFHKKHKEMILNEYMQHILAKAKEMKEKKKTLKLFTLKYERMPGRRGDMWQSVNLDHPATFQTLAMDSEMKQKIVEDLERFVKRKEYYKRVGKAWKRGYLLFGPPGTGKSSLIAAMANYLNFDIYDLELTEIRGNSELRKLVISTGNKSILVVEDIDCSLELQDRLAQARAAAAQSSRHIHVPQYQLTLSGLLNFIDGLWSSCGDERIIVFTTNHKDRLDPALLRPGRMDVHIHMSYCTPCGFKMLASNFLWIEEHPLFLEIEELLEISKVTPAEVGEQLMKDEVPEIVLRGLIEFLEAKLEEGREAEAESEAGESQSGVAQAAEGGDKLEDKQGKSKKQEDRGNEQTLMIQ, from the exons ATGATGCTGTTGATAGTCGCGAAAGTTTATCCAATAGAAGAGCCAAAAACGGTATCGTTTGACTCACCTGTCCTCATCAGAACAGGGAAGGTTTTCTCCTACTATTTCCACTCTTTGCTTCCTACTAACGTTGTCACAACACCATTTCTTCATGTTTATATTGATAGCATATCAATACCCAgagcttctttctttttactcttaaAGATTCGGCAAACCTTCctctctctttgtttttttcagttcttctttttattcaatttcCTAAGAATTAACAAAATGCCTTCGGTGCCAATACACACCTCATTTTTCAATGGCACCTACCAAGGTCCCTCAGCCAAGGTCATCTTCTCAGCTGCTGCATCAGTTGCCGCCACTGCCATGCTGGTGCGCTCCGTCGTCAGAGAATTCGTTCCTCACGAGCTGCGAGACttcattttcttgaaaatcaaGAATCTCCTTGCCTCTTTGTCTTCAGAGCTCACGTTAGTCATCGAAGAATATAATAATCTCAATCATAACCTTCTTTACAAGGCTGCAGAGCTCTATCTTGAGCCCACAATCCCTCCTGACACGAAGAGAATTAGAGTAACCATGccaagaaaagaaggaaagatttCATTGTCCCTTGAAAAGAATCAAGAAGTCATTGATAAGTTTAATGGAGTTCAAGTGAAGTGGAGGTTTGTTTCAAAAGATATTCCTTCCAAGTGTATTCAAAGATCTGATCCTTACAACCCCGTGGTTAAATCCGAGATTCGGTTCTTCGAGCTAAGTTTCCATAAGAAACATAAAGAAATGATCTTGAACGAATATATGCAGCATATATTGGCCaaagcaaaagaaatgaaggagaaaaagaagaccTTGAAATTATTTACCTTGAAGTACGAGAGGATGCCTGGAAGGAGAGGGGATATGTGGCAGTCAGTGAATCTTGATCATCCGGCTACTTTTCAAACCCTGGCAATGGATTCAGAGATGAAGCAGAAAATAGTCGAGGATTTGGAGAGATTTGTGAAAAGAAAGGAGTATTACAAGAGGGTAGGCAAGGCTTGGAAAAGGGGGTACTTGTTGTTTGGTCCTCCTGGCACAGGGAAATCAAGCTTGATTGCTGCCATGGccaattatcttaattttgatatttatgaCTTGGAGTTGACTGAAATCAGAGGGAATTCAGAGCTCAGGAAGTTGGTGATTTCAACTGGGAATAAATCAATACTGGTTGTGGAGGATATTGATTGTTCTCTGGAGTTGCAGGATAGGCTTGCACAAGCCAGGGCTGCGGCAGCACAAAGTTCTCGACATATTCATGTACCTCAG TATCAGTTGACCCTGTCAGGATTGCTGAACTTCATAGATGGGTTATGGTCAAGCTGTGGGGATGAAAGGATTATAGTGTTCACAACCAATCACAAGGACCGGCTTGACCCAGCTTTGCTGCGCCCTGGTCGAATGGATGTGCACATCCACATGTCCTACTGCACTCCATGTGGGTTCAAAATGCTGGCTTCCAATTTCCTCTGGATTGAAGAGCACCCGCTCTTCTTAGAGATTGAGGAATTGCTAGAGATATCGAAGGTGACCCCTGCAGAAGTAGGTGAGCAGCTGATGAAAGACGAGGTGCCTGAAATTGTGCTACGAGGTCTAATCGAGTTTCTTGAAGCCAAGCTAGAAGAAGGTCGAGAAGCTGAAGCCGAATCTGAAGCTGGTGAATCACAATCAGGAGTAGCGCAAGCAGCAGAGGGTGGGGACAAGCTAGAAGACAAACAAGGTAAGAGCAAGAAACAGGAAGATAGAGGGAACGAACAAACACTAATGATTCAGTAA